The nucleotide window GCGGGCAAAATCAAACCCGAACTGCTGCATGAAATCCAGGGCTTTCTGGTCTGCTTCGAGGGGTTCGGTGCTGTATTCACCGGTGTACATCCACTGGAAGTTGAATCCGTATCGGGGCATGGTGATCCTTTCTGGGAAAGGGAGAGGGTTTATTGCGGGATCACTTTGAAGGCGAGGTCCTTGACCAGAGCAGACACCTTGACCGTCAAAACCCCTCCAGTGGAGTTTGCTGATGTGGTCTGCAACCACTGGTTGGCCTGTGGATCGTAAAACTGCACCTGATAGTTGCCGTCTTTCAGGCCACTGACCGTCACGTCCAGATCTTTGACGGGTTCAGGAGAGAACACCCAGCCTTCCTTGTAGGTGCCTGTTCTCAGGGCTTCTGCGTAGACTTTCATGGCCTCGCCAGGGTCGTAGATGTTGTTCCTGACCCACACCAGTGCCCTGGAGTCGTTTTGCAGACCCAGAGCCAGGGCTCCAAAGAAATCGCTGGTTTTGACCTTGCTGGGGGCCATGACGGCCAGATTTTCGCCTTTGAAGAAGTCAGAAACGCCTTTGTAGTGGGTCCACAGGTTTCTGGGGTCAATGAAGTTGTCCCACCACCAGTACATGCCTGTGCTGGCAAAACCAGAGAAGGGAGCAGCCCACAGACCATTGTGGAACTGGATTTCATCCCTGCTGAGGGGCAGGTCATCGGTGCCTGCGGAGGAGTAGCCCAGTTCTGAGAGCATCACGGGTTTTCCGGGGGTGTTTTCACTGAGCTGCCTGAAACTGGGGGGCAGGAAACGCCCCACATCACGCTGGCTGTAATCGTGTTCCTGCACAAAGTCAAGTTCAGGCAGGGTCCAGGTGTTCCCCACCGAGGCAGAGCCGTAACTGCTGGACACCAGATGGTTGTAGGGATCCAGGGTTTTCAGGTACGCAGTCATTTCCTGAATCCAGGGGCCGAGCAGGGTGTCATCGATGGGGGTCCAGTTGACCTCGTTCCACCATTCCCAGGCAAACAGGTTCGGGCTGTATCCCCAGCGGGCCACAATGTACCTTAGGCGCTGCTTGAAGAACTTTCTGGCCTCCGCATTGGTGGCGAATTCCTCTGGGGATTTCAACATCCCACCGTTTTTGACATTAAAGGGGTTGTCGTCCCATTCGGGGTTGATGTTGGCACTGAAAGCCCCGTGGTTGAGCAGGGCCAGCTCAAGCTGGATGCCTTTTGCTTCGGCCAGTTTGAACACCTGATCCAGCAAATACGCCTGCAACTGTCGGTTCTGGTAGTTCCCCAGTCCGGTGTCCTTCCATTCGATGCCCAGGTTCCAGGAGGGCATCCAGACGCGGGCAATGTTGCCTCCATTTTCAGAGAGTCGGGAAAACCAGCGCTGGTATTCATCCAGGGTGCGCTGTCCGGTGCCGCCTGCCCAGGCCACATTCAGTCCGGTGGGGAGGTAAAAGTCACCATTGCTGTACTGGAAATACAGGGGGTTGGTTTTGTTGATCTGAACCAGACCCTTTGCTGCTGGGTTTTCTGCAGCCGTGAGCTGGACGGGAGCACTCTGGATGTTTCCCTGACGCAGCCCAGCCTGCGCGGTCCAGTTGCCCGCTTCAGGGGGTGTAAACCGCACTTTCCAGTGTCCAGTCCCACCAGGTTGCAAGGTGTTGGGGTCAATGTCCAGGCTGTAAAAAGCAGGAATTTTCAGAACTTTTCCAGATGCAGAGGTGAAGGTCACCCACAAATCTGCCTGTTCGGGGTCGTAAGGGTTGCTGTACACCCCATCGGTTTCGATGGGAAGCTCCAGGGGGGTGAGCACTTTGGCCTGTGCTGTGCCCAGTTTCAGGATGGAGGCAGGCTGGGGTTCTCCTGCAGCAAGGGTTCTGGGTGCTTCAGGAGCCACAGCAGAAGGACTTGTCTGAACCGCCTGGACTGCTGTTGCTGTTGCTGTCGCCATCTCCCCGGTCTGATCCAGCCTGAGGTTGTCCAGGTAAACACTGCCCCCGGCTTTTGGAAACACCAGAAGGGCGATGCGCTGGGTGGCATTCAGGCCTTCCACTTTTGTCCCGATGTTCCAGCTGGAACGGGCAGCTTTAAAACGGTCACTGGTCAGGTCAAAGGCCACGGTTTGCTGACCTGTTTTAACCGGTTGCACCTCGGACTCGAACCATTCCCAGCTGTTTCCTGTGGACAGGGCAATCGCCACGCCATCTGCGACATCCGGGTTGAACACATCAAATTTGAGAAAGGGAGCCTGGGAGAGGTCCAGGCTCCTTTCCAGCAGGAAAATGGCTCTGGGTTGGTTGTTTCTGTCCAGTTTCAGCTCCAGGGCCTGCTTGCCCTCCATGGCATGTTCTGGGGTCAGTTGCACCTCCAGGGCACTGCTGTCCGAATACGTGGGGGCCAGACCTGCTTTCCAGGGGGTGAGGGAGCCTTCAAAGGTGTCGAGGGACTGTGCACAGGCAGCGGTGGCAAGGCAAAAGGTCAGGAAGGCAGCAAGACGCAACATGCTTCAGCCTTTCACAGATCCGGCAGTCAGACCGTTGATGAAATCTTTCTGGAACACCATGAAGATGATCAGGGCAGGGAGGGACACCAGCAGGGTTGCAGCCATCACCACACCAGCAGAACGGGGATCTTTGGAAAGGTCTCCTGCCAGCTGGGACAGTTGCAGGGGCAAGGTGGTGTGGTTGGCATCGTTGACCACGATCAGGGGCCACATGAAGTTGTTCCATTCGGCCAGGGACACGAAGATCACCATGGCGGCCAGGGCGGGTCTTAAGAGGGGCAGCACAATCTGCCACCAGGTCCTGAATTCGTTGGCCCCGTCAATTTTGGCGGCTTCAAACAGGTCGTTGGGCATGTTCATGATCACCTGTCTGAAGAAGAACACCGTGAAAGCCTTGGCCAGACCGGGAATGAGCAGCGCCTGATAGGAGTTGATCCAGCCGAGGTCTCGCATGGTCAGGAAGTTGGGGATGATGGTGACTTCCCAGGGCACCATCATGGAGGCGATGATCAGACCGAAGATGAGGTTGGCCCCCCAGAATTTGTGTTTGACCAGGATGTACGCTGCAGCAGACGCGAAAAGCAGGCTGAAGAGGGTGACGAACACGGTGATGCCCATGCTGTTGAGAAAAATGTGCCCGATGAAGCTGGCCTCATAGCGCTGGAACAGACCCTGAGTGACATCCTGCAGAGGGCTGACCTCTCCAAAGACCCAGCGGGGGTCAAAGAAGTTGTGGAAACTGGGTTCCTTGATCATGAAAGAGGGGGGTCTGGCCTGAATTTCGGAAAGGGGTTTGAAGGCTGCAGTGGCCATCCAGTAGTAGGGCAGCAGCACAAAAAGGGCCAGCAGGTAGAAGGGAAGGCGGATGAGTTGATCGAGCACCGGATGTCTTTTTTCACCAACCATGTTGCACCATCCTCACTGGACCGACTCGTTGGCCCGCTGCACCCGCAGGTTGATCAGGGTGAGCACGAAACAGATGGCGAAAAGGATCCAGGCCACAGCGCTGGCCTCGCCCATCTGAAAGCGGTAAAAGCCTTTCTCGAACAGGTAGGTGACCACGGTGAGGCCAGAGTCCAGGATGCCCCCCACGTTGTGCACGTCTGCAAAGAAGATGTAGGGTTCGCTGAACACCTGGAAGGCCCCGATGATCCCGGTCACAGTGGTGTAGATGAAGGTGGGGCGCAGCAGGGGAACGGTGATTTTCACAAAGCGGTCCCAGGGGCTGGCTCCATCAATGGCAGCGGCTTCATAAAGCTCGTTGGGGATGCTTCTGAGGTTGGAGACAAACAGGATCATGGAGTAGCCCAGACCGTTCCAGACGGTGTACATGATCAGCACCGGAACGGCGTACTTTGGCATGCCCAGCCAGGAGACAGATTCAAAACCGAACCATCCGATGATGGTGTTCAGAAGCCCGTAGTCTTCAGAGCTGAGGATCCACTTCCAGACGGTGGCGATGGCAATGCCACCAGCCACGGCGGGCAGAAAAAAGATGCCGCGCAAAATTTGATCTAACACCCGTTGAGATCCGAATGCCATCGCCAGCCCCAGCCCGATGATGTTGGTCAGGATCACCGAGGAGAAGGTGTAGATGCTGGTGTTCTGCAAGGCCTTGTAAAAGCGGGGGTCATGCAGGATCTCGCTGTAGTTTTGTAGGCCCACAAAAGAAGGTTCACGCACTGCGTTGTAATCGGTGAAGCTGAGGAACAGGCTTTTCAGAACCGGATAAACCAGAAAAACCAGGAACAAGAGCATGAAGGGAAGCAGCATCAGCATGGGGATGGTGTGAACCTGCAACTGGCTGACAAAGGTGCGCCTGCGGGGTTTGCTGATGTCCAGAAGGATCTGGCTCTGGGTGCCCAGGTCGTTTTTCATAAAGCCCCTTTCAAATCTGGGGAGTGGGTGTTTGCTTTGCCAGGAAATGGAGCACTGGGGATTTCCCTGAATGTGCTCCATTTCTGGCAGGTGGGCTTTTACTTCTTGAGGTTCTTGTTCATGGTGGCAGCAGCAGCGTCCAGGGCTTCTTTGGGGTCGGTGCCATTGAAGATCACGGCCTGGATGGCTTTCTGAACTGCGTCTCCAGACTCTTCCCAGCCTCTGCAATTGGCAGGGCCTTCAGCGTCCTTGAGTTGGGCAATCAGGGCCGCTTTGCGGTCAGCAGGCAGCTGAAGTTTGCTGGCCTGATCGGTGCGGGCCGGAATCCACAGGGTGCCCACCTTGTTGGCAGAGTCAATCATGGCTTTCACGGCGGGAGCGGTGTAGAGGAACTTCATGAAGTCCACGGCCAGATCAGGCACTTTGGTGTAGGACATCACGCCCATCACACTGCCACCAATGAAAGCAGTGGATTTTCCGGTGGGACCAGCGGGCAGTTTGGCGGCTTTCCATTTGCCCTCAATTTTGGGCTGTCCTACGGGCAGGCTGCCCAGGGACCAGTTTCCGGTGATGCCGATGGGGTAATCACCACTGGCGAGTCCGGCTTCCATGTCGGGCCAGCCATCGGTGGGGGCCTTGTATTTGGTGTAGAAATCCGTGAAGTATTTGAGGGCCGTGACCCCTTCCGGGCTGTTGATGACGGATTTGGTGCACTTGTCATCGTAAAGCTGGCCGCCCGCCTGATACAGGTAGGGGAAGTAGGAGAGCCAGCCTGCATTGCCCCACTGAATCAAGGCACCTTTTTTACCTGCAGCACGCAGTTTTTCCACGGCTTTGTTGTAATCGTTCCAGGTTCTGGGTGCGCCTTTGATGCCTGCAGCGGCCAGCACATCGGTGCGGTAGTACATCAGTTGCACGGTCAAATCAAAGGGAATGGCGAACAGGGTGCCGTCGGTGGCGGTGATGGAGTTCATCACGCCTTTCTGGGCCACTTTTCTGACCTGGGCGGTGAAATCAGGGTATTTCTGGCTGAGGTTGATCAGGCCCCCCTGCTCCCCCAGAGAGATGCCAAAGGAGAGACCCCCGGTGATGATGTCAGGACCGGTTTTGGAGGCAATGGCAGCAAGGTATTTGGTGTAGGCATCGCTCCAGGGGATGGTACGGATCTCGAAGGTGACATCTTTGTGTTTGGCCTTGTAGAGGTCTGCAGCAGGCTGCACGATGGTGGCCATGTTGGCGTTGTCTCCGACCAGCCAGATGGTGAGTTTTTCTGCTTGTGCGGCGGACAGGGACAGGGCAAGAACTGCGGTCAGGGTTTTGAGTTTCATGGTCTCTCCTTGGTTCTGTGGGTGTGCTGCATGGTTACCAAACCCCTCCGGGAAGAGGATGCAAAGGGGAACCTTCGGGTTCACATGTCTCTCGCTGAGGGGCAGGCAAACAGTGCTGAGGGAAGGCCCTTTCAGTGAAATCGATGTTTGTGTTTAGTAAACTGTAGTTGAAGTGTAGCACCGGGCTTCATGAAATGTCAAATCATTTCCAGGGATGCCCAGACCGGGAAACTTTGTTTGATGAGCAAATTTTCGAGAAAACCTGCTGGAAGGGGCAGCTTTATCGGTCCAAACCCGCCAGAAAATTCTCAGAGAATCCATTCGATAAATCATCCGCTTACTAAACAAATCCCCAAAAAGCCGCCTTTGATGAGCGAAACAATTGCACCCTCCCCTGCAACAGACACAAAAAAGGAAGGCCAAAAAAAGGAAGGGGGATCCCCTTCCTGATCTGCGGTTTCTGGAGCGCAGTGCTTTCAGCGGCGGCGGTTCACCCTGGATTTGGTGCTTTGCCGGATGATCAATCGCACCGGAACCAGCACCTGGTCGTCTCTGCGTTTGGGGTGCAAAATCAATTTGACTGCTTCCCGGCCCAGGACCTCCTTGTCCACATGCACGGTGGTGAGGGTGGGGTTGCCGTGGGCGGCATTGGGGATGTCGTCGTAACCCACAATGGCGATGTCTTCCGGGACACTGAGACCTGCATCCAGACAGGCCTGAATCGCCACGATGGCAGATTCATCATTGTAGGCAAACACCGCGTCTGGCGGCTCTTTGAGGGCCAGCAGTTGCTGCATGGCCGGGTAAGCCCCAGCCTGCTCATCGATGGGATAGCGCTGCACCATCAATGTGGGATCCGCATCCCTGCCCGCATCCGAGAGCGCCTGCAAATACCCTTGCTGCCTCTGGTGGATGCTGAAGTGACTGGGGCCAGAGATGAACCCAATGCGTTGCCTTCCCATGGCAATCAGGTGCTGGGTGGCCTGGTAGGCTCCGGTCAGGTTGTCCGAGTTGACGGTCAGGTATCCAGGCTGGTGGTTGTCCACCAGAATCACCGGTTTCCCCGAGCGTTTGAAGGCCGCCAGCATTTCCGGGTCAAAATGCCCGGCACAGACCAGGGCATCCACCTCCTGAATGCGAATGATTTCTGCAATGTTGTCTTCCATGCTGACGGCACAGTAAGACAGGGCCACCCCTTCCCTGCGGCAGGCATCTTCCACCCCATGCAAAACTGGAAAGTAGAACGGGTTGCTGGACAACGAATAACTCTGGCGTTGCATGAAAAAGCCAATTCTTCTGGCCTTGATGGGTCGCAGTTTGGTGAGGTCGTACCCCAGAGCAGAGGCGGCTTCCAGAACCTGCTGGCGGGTTTCCTCGGTGAGTCCAGGCTGGTTTTTCAGGGCCCTGGACACTGTGGCAATGGAAACACCGGCCTGTCTGGCGACATCGCGGATGGTGGGTTCAACGTTGGAAGCTGGAAGGCCGGACATTCTCCCATCTTATGTTGTTTGGTAAACAAATACAAACCAGAAGTCTGGGCAGCAAAGCCACAGAACAGCCATCAAATGCGGTCTGGCATCGGAGTTTTGACAATTGAGAGCACCAATGTTAGAGTTTAGTAAACAAAAAGCTTGTTTCTCTACTTGCCAAAGGATCCCTCCATGACAGAACTTCCCCTTGATACCGCCTGGAAACTCAAACCCCGCAATCCCTCCCTCTCCCTGCAAGACGATTTTCGCTCTCTGGACGGCTGGACCCCCGCCACAGTCCCGGGAACCGTCCAGTGGGACTTGCAGAAAACCGGAAAGATCGAGGACCCTTTTTACGGTCTGAACGAGCGCAATGTGCAGTGGATCGGCGAACAGGACTGGCTGTACAGCCTGAATTTTCAGGTGGATGAACAGGACCTGCAGGCCCAGCACCTGCACCTGGACTTCCAGGGTCTGGACACGCTCTGCACCGTCTGGCTGAACGGAAAACAGCTCCTGCAAAGCGAAAACATGTTCGTGGGTCACTCGGTCAATGTGCGGCCTTTTGTAGAGAAGGGCCAGAACACCCTGCACCTGCTGTTTGAAAGCCCGCTGAAAAAAGGCAAAGCCCTGGAAGCCCAGCATGGCAAACGGGCCGTCTGGAATGGCAACCCCAGCCGCGTTTACATCCGAAAAGCCCAGTACCACTATGGCTGGGACTGGGGTCCCACCCTGCTCACCACTGGGCCCTGGCAACCCATTGTACTCCGTGCATTTGAGGCCTGCATCGAGGATGTGCATGCCCCTGTTGAAGTCAGTCCTGCCCTTGACCATGCCCTGATTCCGGTGCAGGTGACGCTGCAGGGCAACATGGAAGGCCAGACCCTGAGGCTGAGCCTGCTGGACCCGGATGGTCAGCTGGTCCAGCAACAGGATGTGCCTGCAGCCCTGAAGAATGCTGTGCTGTTCAAGCTGGAAAATCCACAACTCTGGTACCCCAACGGGCACGGGGCACAACCCCTCTACACCCTTCAGGTGCTCCTGACCGGTGAAGAAAAAATCCTCTCCCAGAAAGAACTGAACCTGGGAATGCGCCGCCTGAGGGTGGTGCAGGAGGCCATTCTGGGCGAAGAAGGCAGCAGTTTCACTTTCGAGATCAACAACCAGCCCATTTTCGCAGGCGGAGCCAACTGGATTCCCGACGACCTGATCCTGGGCCGCATTTCTGACGACCAGTACCGCCGCAGGCTCACCCAGGCAAAAGATGCCAACATGAACATGATCCGCGTGTGGGGTGGGGGCATCTATGAAGCGGACGTGTTTTATGACCTGTGCGATGAACTGGGTCTGCTGGTCTGGCAGGACTTCATGTTCGGGTGTGGCATGTACCCGGCCCACCCCGAATTCCAGGCCAGCGTGCGTCAGGAAGCCGAACACCAGGTCAGACGCCTGAGAAACCACCCCTCTCTGGCCCTGTGGTGCGGCAACAACGAAGACTACCAGATTGCCCAGAGTGTGGGGGCATACGGTCCTGGCGGAGACGAAAGCCAGTTTGACGCCCTGGTGATCTACGAAAAACTGCTGCGTGAAGTCTGCGAAACCCTGAACCCCCAGACCCTCTACTGGCCGGGCAGTCCTTTCGGGGGCACCGATGTGTACGGAAAAACCGTGGGAGACCGGCACACCTGGGAAATCTGGCACGGCCCCATGGCCCCCTACCAGGAGTACAAAAATTACGAGGGCCGTTTTGTCAGTGAGTTTGGCCTGATGTCTGCGCCTTCCCTGGCCCTGATCCAGCAATCCATGCCTGAAAACGAATGGTACCCGGAGAGTGAAACCTTTGTGCACCACACCAAAGCCACGGGGCCCAATGGCAAACCGGATGGAGCGAGAAGGCTGGCGGTGTATCAGGCAGAGAATTTGCGCGGACACAGAAACCTGGAAGAATACGTGTACAACACGCAACTCATTCAGGCAGAAGCCATGCGTTACGCCTACCGGGATTTCAGGCGGCGCTTTGAGGGTCCGGGCAAATATGCGGTGTCTGGTGCGCTGGTCTGGCAACTCAACGACTGCTGGCCGGTTTCCAGCTGGGCCATCATTGACTCGCTGGAAATTGCCAAACCTGCCTATTACACCATCAAACGCGAAATGGCTCCTTTCTCTGTGGGTCTGCATCTGGAAGGCCCGCTGCACATCTGGATCAGCAGCAGCCACACCCAGAGCCAGCAAGCCCAGATCCGGCTGACCGCTTACACCCTGCAAGGTGAAAAAACATCTGAAGACCTCCGCGACGTGCTCATCCTCCCCGGACGCCGCACCGATCTTGCCCCCTGGACGGTTCAGGAGACCCCTCTGGTGTACTTTGCAGAACTGCTGATTGAAGGGCAGATTGTGGCACGCAGCAGCCACTTCCCTGAGCCCTACAAATACCACACCTTCGCAGACCCCGAACTGGTCGTCGAGCACCTGGAAAACAGCATCAAAATCACTGCCCAGAAACCTGTCAAAGGCCTCTGGCTGGACACCCGGCACAAAACCGACTGGAACGACAACTTCATTGACCTGCAACCCGGAGAAACCCGCATTCTGGAAGCCCCGAACCTGCAAGGAAGAACCCTCACCCTCCGTTACCTGGGGGCAGACTCAGCCATTGAGGTGAA belongs to Deinococcus roseus and includes:
- a CDS encoding DUF5060 domain-containing protein, with protein sequence MLRLAAFLTFCLATAACAQSLDTFEGSLTPWKAGLAPTYSDSSALEVQLTPEHAMEGKQALELKLDRNNQPRAIFLLERSLDLSQAPFLKFDVFNPDVADGVAIALSTGNSWEWFESEVQPVKTGQQTVAFDLTSDRFKAARSSWNIGTKVEGLNATQRIALLVFPKAGGSVYLDNLRLDQTGEMATATATAVQAVQTSPSAVAPEAPRTLAAGEPQPASILKLGTAQAKVLTPLELPIETDGVYSNPYDPEQADLWVTFTSASGKVLKIPAFYSLDIDPNTLQPGGTGHWKVRFTPPEAGNWTAQAGLRQGNIQSAPVQLTAAENPAAKGLVQINKTNPLYFQYSNGDFYLPTGLNVAWAGGTGQRTLDEYQRWFSRLSENGGNIARVWMPSWNLGIEWKDTGLGNYQNRQLQAYLLDQVFKLAEAKGIQLELALLNHGAFSANINPEWDDNPFNVKNGGMLKSPEEFATNAEARKFFKQRLRYIVARWGYSPNLFAWEWWNEVNWTPIDDTLLGPWIQEMTAYLKTLDPYNHLVSSSYGSASVGNTWTLPELDFVQEHDYSQRDVGRFLPPSFRQLSENTPGKPVMLSELGYSSAGTDDLPLSRDEIQFHNGLWAAPFSGFASTGMYWWWDNFIDPRNLWTHYKGVSDFFKGENLAVMAPSKVKTSDFFGALALGLQNDSRALVWVRNNIYDPGEAMKVYAEALRTGTYKEGWVFSPEPVKDLDVTVSGLKDGNYQVQFYDPQANQWLQTTSANSTGGVLTVKVSALVKDLAFKVIPQ
- a CDS encoding carbohydrate ABC transporter permease, whose protein sequence is MVGEKRHPVLDQLIRLPFYLLALFVLLPYYWMATAAFKPLSEIQARPPSFMIKEPSFHNFFDPRWVFGEVSPLQDVTQGLFQRYEASFIGHIFLNSMGITVFVTLFSLLFASAAAYILVKHKFWGANLIFGLIIASMMVPWEVTIIPNFLTMRDLGWINSYQALLIPGLAKAFTVFFFRQVIMNMPNDLFEAAKIDGANEFRTWWQIVLPLLRPALAAMVIFVSLAEWNNFMWPLIVVNDANHTTLPLQLSQLAGDLSKDPRSAGVVMAATLLVSLPALIIFMVFQKDFINGLTAGSVKG
- a CDS encoding carbohydrate ABC transporter permease, which gives rise to MKNDLGTQSQILLDISKPRRRTFVSQLQVHTIPMLMLLPFMLLFLVFLVYPVLKSLFLSFTDYNAVREPSFVGLQNYSEILHDPRFYKALQNTSIYTFSSVILTNIIGLGLAMAFGSQRVLDQILRGIFFLPAVAGGIAIATVWKWILSSEDYGLLNTIIGWFGFESVSWLGMPKYAVPVLIMYTVWNGLGYSMILFVSNLRSIPNELYEAAAIDGASPWDRFVKITVPLLRPTFIYTTVTGIIGAFQVFSEPYIFFADVHNVGGILDSGLTVVTYLFEKGFYRFQMGEASAVAWILFAICFVLTLINLRVQRANESVQ
- a CDS encoding extracellular solute-binding protein, whose translation is MKLKTLTAVLALSLSAAQAEKLTIWLVGDNANMATIVQPAADLYKAKHKDVTFEIRTIPWSDAYTKYLAAIASKTGPDIITGGLSFGISLGEQGGLINLSQKYPDFTAQVRKVAQKGVMNSITATDGTLFAIPFDLTVQLMYYRTDVLAAAGIKGAPRTWNDYNKAVEKLRAAGKKGALIQWGNAGWLSYFPYLYQAGGQLYDDKCTKSVINSPEGVTALKYFTDFYTKYKAPTDGWPDMEAGLASGDYPIGITGNWSLGSLPVGQPKIEGKWKAAKLPAGPTGKSTAFIGGSVMGVMSYTKVPDLAVDFMKFLYTAPAVKAMIDSANKVGTLWIPARTDQASKLQLPADRKAALIAQLKDAEGPANCRGWEESGDAVQKAIQAVIFNGTDPKEALDAAAATMNKNLKK
- a CDS encoding LacI family DNA-binding transcriptional regulator, with amino-acid sequence MSGLPASNVEPTIRDVARQAGVSIATVSRALKNQPGLTEETRQQVLEAASALGYDLTKLRPIKARRIGFFMQRQSYSLSSNPFYFPVLHGVEDACRREGVALSYCAVSMEDNIAEIIRIQEVDALVCAGHFDPEMLAAFKRSGKPVILVDNHQPGYLTVNSDNLTGAYQATQHLIAMGRQRIGFISGPSHFSIHQRQQGYLQALSDAGRDADPTLMVQRYPIDEQAGAYPAMQQLLALKEPPDAVFAYNDESAIVAIQACLDAGLSVPEDIAIVGYDDIPNAAHGNPTLTTVHVDKEVLGREAVKLILHPKRRDDQVLVPVRLIIRQSTKSRVNRRR
- a CDS encoding beta-mannosidase — encoded protein: MTELPLDTAWKLKPRNPSLSLQDDFRSLDGWTPATVPGTVQWDLQKTGKIEDPFYGLNERNVQWIGEQDWLYSLNFQVDEQDLQAQHLHLDFQGLDTLCTVWLNGKQLLQSENMFVGHSVNVRPFVEKGQNTLHLLFESPLKKGKALEAQHGKRAVWNGNPSRVYIRKAQYHYGWDWGPTLLTTGPWQPIVLRAFEACIEDVHAPVEVSPALDHALIPVQVTLQGNMEGQTLRLSLLDPDGQLVQQQDVPAALKNAVLFKLENPQLWYPNGHGAQPLYTLQVLLTGEEKILSQKELNLGMRRLRVVQEAILGEEGSSFTFEINNQPIFAGGANWIPDDLILGRISDDQYRRRLTQAKDANMNMIRVWGGGIYEADVFYDLCDELGLLVWQDFMFGCGMYPAHPEFQASVRQEAEHQVRRLRNHPSLALWCGNNEDYQIAQSVGAYGPGGDESQFDALVIYEKLLREVCETLNPQTLYWPGSPFGGTDVYGKTVGDRHTWEIWHGPMAPYQEYKNYEGRFVSEFGLMSAPSLALIQQSMPENEWYPESETFVHHTKATGPNGKPDGARRLAVYQAENLRGHRNLEEYVYNTQLIQAEAMRYAYRDFRRRFEGPGKYAVSGALVWQLNDCWPVSSWAIIDSLEIAKPAYYTIKREMAPFSVGLHLEGPLHIWISSSHTQSQQAQIRLTAYTLQGEKTSEDLRDVLILPGRRTDLAPWTVQETPLVYFAELLIEGQIVARSSHFPEPYKYHTFADPELVVEHLENSIKITAQKPVKGLWLDTRHKTDWNDNFIDLQPGETRILEAPNLQGRTLTLRYLGADSAIEVKPQVVQA